One window of the Pyrus communis chromosome 17, drPyrComm1.1, whole genome shotgun sequence genome contains the following:
- the LOC137722933 gene encoding probable serine/threonine-protein kinase SIS8 isoform X2: protein MEKLSIGLSWSGQFPLKKRSGEIFVAMVTKTPLYENNELVGIITVSNDAALFNRLQAEKMKTFKDHANVQCRGWQSKHPRPPIAPLPQIASSVSNLASRLLSRNEDDVCNSSETNKGREDSTIQTEDADLEKPGKLAAKFLSKLHTIGTNKGGNQDDRSSQQSGRTSASLFRNEVTKDTNSPRKSRASSTCHCFVDTDSKEEKPGNGHSSQDDNRTHPNAYGHKNSISGEGSVLASSRECNEDFGSPGLGYLLPRLRYQVEGKDPKPEECYLNTLEIQDSVHGQNGKQLPNLDSSGSCSSKGDNNSNSREDCEISWDDLHLGDAIGQGSCAIVYRGIWNESDVAIKVYFKNEYSEGILQDYKKEIDIMKRLRHPNVLLFMGAVCSQERLAIVTEYLPRGSLFKQLHKNKQTLDIRRRLVMALDVARGMNYLHHRNPPIVHRDLKSSNLLVDKNWTVKVGDFDLSKLKNATFLSARSGRGTPQWMAPEVLRNEPSNEKSDVFGFGVILWELMTQSIPWNNLNSLQVVGIVGFMDRRLDIPEGLDPQVVSIIEDCWQSGPEQRPSFEDIIQRMKGLIQKFASLSVRRSSES, encoded by the exons ATGGAAAAGTTGAGCATTGGGCTATCATGGTCAGGTCAGTTCCCTCTTAAGAAGAGGTCTGGAGAAATATTTGTGGCGATGGTAACCAAAACCCCGTTGTATGAGAACAATGAGCTTGTCGGTATTATCACCGTTTCAAATGACGCGGCATTGTTTAATAGATTACAAgcagaaaaaatgaaaacattcAAGGATCATGCCAATGTCCAATGTAGAGGATGGCAATCAAAGCACCCACGGCCACCTATTGCACCATTGCCACAGATTGCATCGTCTGTTTCTAATCTG GCCTCAAGACTTCTATCAAGAAATGAAGACGATGTATGCAATTCAAGTGAGACAAACAAGGGCAGAGAGGACTCTACAATACAAACCGAAGATGCTGACTTAGAGAAACCTGGTAaactg GCAGCAAAGTTCTTGTCAAAGCTGCATACTATAGGAACCAACAAAGGTGGAAACCAAGATGATAGAAGCTCTCAACAAAGTGGTAGAACCAGTGCTTCTCTATTTAGAAATGAAGTGACTAAGGATACTAATTCCCCAAGAAAGTCAAGGGCATCAAGTACATGCCACTGCTTTGTTGATACAGACAGTAAGGAAGAAAAACCCGGTAATGGCCATTCTTCTCAAGACGATAATAGAACTCATCCAAATGCATATGGGCACAAAAACTCAATTTCAGGTGAGGGTTCTGTTTTAGCCTCTTCAAGGGAGTGCAATGAGGATTTTGGGTCTCCCGGACTGGGTTATCTGTTGCCAAGATTACGCTACCAAGTGGAGGGGAAGGATCCAAAACCTGAAGAATGCTACTTGAATACTTTGGAGATTCAAGATTCAGTGCATGGACAAAATGGTAAACAACTACCAAATTTAGACAGCAGTGGTAGTTGTTCAAGCAAAGGGGATAACAACTCTAACTCCAGAGAAGATTGTGAGATTTCGTGGGATGACTTGCATTTGGGAGATGCAATTGGACAAG GCTCATGTGCCATTGTTTATCGTGGAATCTGGAATGAATCG GATGTTGCTATTAAGGTTTACTTTAAGAATGAATACAGTGAAGGGATTTTACAAGACTACAAGAAGGAG atTGATATAATGAAAAGATTGCGACATCCTAATGTCTTGTTGTTTATGGGAGCTGTGTGTTCACAAGAACGCCTTGCCATCGTCACAGAGTATTTACCTAG GGGAAGTCTCTTTAAACAACTTCACAAGAACAAGCAGACATTAGACATCAGACGACGGCTGGTGATGGCTCTTGATGTT GCTAGAGGTATGAATTACTTGCATCATAGAAATCCACCTATAGTTCACAGAGATTTGAAATCGTCTAACCTGCTGGTCGATAAGAATTGGACTGTCAAG GTTGGAGACTTTGACCTGTCAAAGTTGAAGAATGCAACCTTCTTGAGTGCAAGATCTGGAAGAGGAACA CCTCAGTGGATGGCCCCTGAAGTCCTTCGAAACGAACCATCTAATGAGAA GTCAGATGTGTTTGGCTTCGGTGTCATCCTGTGGGAACTAATGACTCAATCGATCCCATGGAATAACCTCAATTCCTTACAG GTGGTTGGAATTGTAGGGTTCATGGATAGAAGATTAGACATACCAGAAGGCCTCGATCCCCAAGTAGTATCCATCATCGAAGACTGTTGGCAAAG CGGCCCGGAACAACGTCCATCATTTGAAGACATAATTCAGAGAATGAAGGGCCTAATCCAGAAATTTGCATCATTATCTGTGAGGAGGAGCTCAGAATCATAA
- the LOC137722933 gene encoding uncharacterized protein isoform X1 codes for MASHDQPETLYQILFDRYRSLEASHARLRAEFHQLRHQRRKEKEKQEEEAEVPTSDYPGSLFNVPGFFLSGSPYKAVLDSIGHAVYVSVASSGEINYWNRAAEDLYGWKDYEVLGQRDSENIIAEEYFAPLKRIMEKLSIGLSWSGQFPLKKRSGEIFVAMVTKTPLYENNELVGIITVSNDAALFNRLQAEKMKTFKDHANVQCRGWQSKHPRPPIAPLPQIASSVSNLASRLLSRNEDDVCNSSETNKGREDSTIQTEDADLEKPGKLAAKFLSKLHTIGTNKGGNQDDRSSQQSGRTSASLFRNEVTKDTNSPRKSRASSTCHCFVDTDSKEEKPGNGHSSQDDNRTHPNAYGHKNSISGEGSVLASSRECNEDFGSPGLGYLLPRLRYQVEGKDPKPEECYLNTLEIQDSVHGQNGKQLPNLDSSGSCSSKGDNNSNSREDCEISWDDLHLGDAIGQGSCAIVYRGIWNESDVAIKVYFKNEYSEGILQDYKKEIDIMKRLRHPNVLLFMGAVCSQERLAIVTEYLPRGSLFKQLHKNKQTLDIRRRLVMALDVARGMNYLHHRNPPIVHRDLKSSNLLVDKNWTVKVGDFDLSKLKNATFLSARSGRGTPQWMAPEVLRNEPSNEKSDVFGFGVILWELMTQSIPWNNLNSLQVVGIVGFMDRRLDIPEGLDPQVVSIIEDCWQSGPEQRPSFEDIIQRMKGLIQKFASLSVRRSSES; via the exons ATGGCCTCCCACGACCAACCGGAGACTCTGTACCAAATTCTATTCGATCGGTACCGGAGCCTGGAGGCGAGCCACGCCAGGCTCCGAGCCGAGTTCCACCAACTCCGCCACCAGAggaggaaggagaaggagaagcaAGAGGAGGAGGCTGAGGTGCCGACGTCAGACTATCCGGGTTCGCTGTTCAACGTGCCCGGTTTCTTCCTCTCGGGCAGCCCGTACAAAGCCGTGTTGGATAGCATAGGCCACGCCGTCTATGTCAGCGTAGCATCCAGCGGAGAGATCAATTACTG GAATCGAGCGGCTGAGGATCTCTATGGATGGAAGGACTATGAAGTCCTTGGACAGAGAGATTCTGAGAACATCATTGCTGAGGAATACTTTGCACCTCTAAAGAGAATCATGGAAAAGTTGAGCATTGGGCTATCATGGTCAGGTCAGTTCCCTCTTAAGAAGAGGTCTGGAGAAATATTTGTGGCGATGGTAACCAAAACCCCGTTGTATGAGAACAATGAGCTTGTCGGTATTATCACCGTTTCAAATGACGCGGCATTGTTTAATAGATTACAAgcagaaaaaatgaaaacattcAAGGATCATGCCAATGTCCAATGTAGAGGATGGCAATCAAAGCACCCACGGCCACCTATTGCACCATTGCCACAGATTGCATCGTCTGTTTCTAATCTG GCCTCAAGACTTCTATCAAGAAATGAAGACGATGTATGCAATTCAAGTGAGACAAACAAGGGCAGAGAGGACTCTACAATACAAACCGAAGATGCTGACTTAGAGAAACCTGGTAaactg GCAGCAAAGTTCTTGTCAAAGCTGCATACTATAGGAACCAACAAAGGTGGAAACCAAGATGATAGAAGCTCTCAACAAAGTGGTAGAACCAGTGCTTCTCTATTTAGAAATGAAGTGACTAAGGATACTAATTCCCCAAGAAAGTCAAGGGCATCAAGTACATGCCACTGCTTTGTTGATACAGACAGTAAGGAAGAAAAACCCGGTAATGGCCATTCTTCTCAAGACGATAATAGAACTCATCCAAATGCATATGGGCACAAAAACTCAATTTCAGGTGAGGGTTCTGTTTTAGCCTCTTCAAGGGAGTGCAATGAGGATTTTGGGTCTCCCGGACTGGGTTATCTGTTGCCAAGATTACGCTACCAAGTGGAGGGGAAGGATCCAAAACCTGAAGAATGCTACTTGAATACTTTGGAGATTCAAGATTCAGTGCATGGACAAAATGGTAAACAACTACCAAATTTAGACAGCAGTGGTAGTTGTTCAAGCAAAGGGGATAACAACTCTAACTCCAGAGAAGATTGTGAGATTTCGTGGGATGACTTGCATTTGGGAGATGCAATTGGACAAG GCTCATGTGCCATTGTTTATCGTGGAATCTGGAATGAATCG GATGTTGCTATTAAGGTTTACTTTAAGAATGAATACAGTGAAGGGATTTTACAAGACTACAAGAAGGAG atTGATATAATGAAAAGATTGCGACATCCTAATGTCTTGTTGTTTATGGGAGCTGTGTGTTCACAAGAACGCCTTGCCATCGTCACAGAGTATTTACCTAG GGGAAGTCTCTTTAAACAACTTCACAAGAACAAGCAGACATTAGACATCAGACGACGGCTGGTGATGGCTCTTGATGTT GCTAGAGGTATGAATTACTTGCATCATAGAAATCCACCTATAGTTCACAGAGATTTGAAATCGTCTAACCTGCTGGTCGATAAGAATTGGACTGTCAAG GTTGGAGACTTTGACCTGTCAAAGTTGAAGAATGCAACCTTCTTGAGTGCAAGATCTGGAAGAGGAACA CCTCAGTGGATGGCCCCTGAAGTCCTTCGAAACGAACCATCTAATGAGAA GTCAGATGTGTTTGGCTTCGGTGTCATCCTGTGGGAACTAATGACTCAATCGATCCCATGGAATAACCTCAATTCCTTACAG GTGGTTGGAATTGTAGGGTTCATGGATAGAAGATTAGACATACCAGAAGGCCTCGATCCCCAAGTAGTATCCATCATCGAAGACTGTTGGCAAAG CGGCCCGGAACAACGTCCATCATTTGAAGACATAATTCAGAGAATGAAGGGCCTAATCCAGAAATTTGCATCATTATCTGTGAGGAGGAGCTCAGAATCATAA